In the Gemmatimonadota bacterium genome, one interval contains:
- the leuD gene encoding 3-isopropylmalate dehydratase small subunit — translation FSDWRYAGDGNPQEGFVLNQPRYDGASILLARDNFGCGSSREHAPWALLDYGFRCVIAPSFADIFFNNCFKNGMLPVVLTNAEVDQLFTEVEPRPGYQLSVDLAAQTVTTPDGTSFHFDVDPFRKDCLLNGLDEIGLTLQKEADITAYEQRRKSEAPWLFPDLG, via the coding sequence GTTCTCGGATTGGCGCTACGCCGGCGACGGTAACCCCCAGGAGGGCTTTGTCTTAAATCAACCGCGCTACGACGGAGCGAGCATTCTCCTGGCGCGGGATAATTTCGGCTGTGGTTCGTCGCGCGAGCACGCGCCGTGGGCACTGTTGGACTATGGCTTTCGGTGCGTTATCGCCCCCAGTTTTGCCGATATCTTTTTTAACAACTGCTTTAAAAACGGCATGCTGCCGGTTGTCCTGACAAACGCAGAAGTCGATCAATTATTCACAGAAGTCGAACCCCGGCCGGGCTATCAGCTCAGCGTGGACCTGGCGGCCCAAACCGTCACCACACCGGACGGGACGAGTTTTCATTTCGACGTTGACCCGTTTCGGAAGGACTGTCTGCTCAACGGCCTGGACGAGATCGGGCTCACCCTGCAAAAGGAGGCCGACATCACGGCCTACGAGCAACGCCGTAAGAGCGAAGCGCCCTGGCTGTTTCCCGATCTGGGGTAG